TACTATTGGTTCTGGGTAATGTACCCCTTGTACTGATATTTTCATTTTTCATATCTGTTGTTGTATATAATAAGAGTGAATTTATAAGATCCTTTACCAGGGCAGCTTTTTATTTTCCTGCTGTATCGAGTGTTGTAAGTATAGGTTTGGTTTGGAAATGGATATTCAACCCTATGTATGGAATACTAAACTATGTACTTGGGGTTTTCGGGATAGAAGGAGTAAACTGGCTTGGTGATAAGAGGTATGCGCTCCCGGCGTTAGTAATTGTACTCTTTACTTTATCGTTAGGACAACCGGTAATTTTATATATAGCGTCAATTGGAAATATTCCTGCAACATATGCAGAAGCTGCAGAAATCGATGGTGCCTCTAGATGGGCACAGATATGGAAGATAATATGGCCATTAGTTAAGCCAACTACATTATATATTATAGTCATTACAACAATCAATTCATTCCAGACATTCGCCATTGTGCAGCTGTTAACAGGAGGCGGTCCTTTTTACAGTACCTCAACAATAGTGTTCCAGCTCTATAAGACAGCATTTGAATTTGGTGAATTTGGTCTGGCGACAGCTATGGGAGTAATATTGGCAGTTATTGTAGTGGTAATATCTGTTTTCCAATACAAGTATTTATCCGCTGA
Above is a genomic segment from Clostridiaceae bacterium containing:
- a CDS encoding sugar ABC transporter permease, with translation LLVLGNVPLVLIFSFFISVVVYNKSEFIRSFTRAAFYFPAVSSVVSIGLVWKWIFNPMYGILNYVLGVFGIEGVNWLGDKRYALPALVIVLFTLSLGQPVILYIASIGNIPATYAEAAEIDGASRWAQIWKIIWPLVKPTTLYIIVITTINSFQTFAIVQLLTGGGPFYSTSTIVFQLYKTAFEFGEFGLATAMGVILAVIVVVISVFQYKYLSADIEY